In Blattabacterium cuenoti, the following proteins share a genomic window:
- the trpF gene encoding phosphoribosylanthranilate isomerase, whose amino-acid sequence MPLKIKICGIKHNLQKIYNLFPDFIGFIFYSNSPRFVGDNFFHKKSNQKIFKVGVFVNEFEDNVIKINKNNKLDFVQLHGKENVSYCERLFKKGLKIIKAFRINNLFFFKKIEEYIPFCNYFLFDSDSIHYGGSGKKFNWLKLNEYDFKTPFFLSGGIGMEDLNLIKKFSHPKMFGIDINSKFEIYPGNKNIELLNTFIKKIRKL is encoded by the coding sequence ATGCCACTAAAAATAAAAATATGTGGAATAAAACATAATTTACAAAAAATATATAATCTATTTCCTGATTTTATAGGATTTATATTTTATTCCAATTCTCCAAGGTTTGTAGGAGATAATTTTTTCCATAAAAAATCAAATCAAAAAATATTTAAAGTTGGAGTATTTGTAAATGAATTTGAAGATAATGTCATAAAAATAAATAAAAATAATAAACTTGATTTTGTTCAATTACATGGAAAAGAAAATGTTTCTTATTGTGAAAGATTGTTTAAAAAAGGATTAAAGATTATTAAAGCTTTTAGAATAAATAATCTTTTTTTTTTCAAAAAAATTGAAGAATATATTCCTTTTTGTAATTATTTTTTATTTGATAGTGACAGTATTCATTATGGAGGAAGTGGAAAAAAATTTAATTGGTTGAAACTTAATGAGTATGATTTTAAAACTCCTTTTTTTTTAAGTGGAGGAATAGGAATGGAAGATCTAAATTTAATTAAAAAATTTTCACATCCAAAAATGTTTGGAATAGATATAAATAGCAAATTTGAGATCTATCCAGGAAATAAAAACATAGAATTGTTAAATACTTTTATAAAAAAAATAAGAAAATTATGA
- the ccoS gene encoding cbb3-type cytochrome oxidase assembly protein CcoS has protein sequence MILSSIFLGVFFLVFFLICLYFGHFDDYESPKIRILIDDYKKEKN, from the coding sequence ATGATATTATCTAGTATTTTTTTAGGAGTATTTTTTCTTGTATTTTTCTTAATTTGTCTATATTTTGGACATTTTGATGATTATGAATCTCCTAAAATTAGAATTTTAATTGATGATTATAAAAAAGAGAAAAATTAG
- the trpD gene encoding anthranilate phosphoribosyltransferase, which yields MKKLLEKLFTGKTLTKKEAKNIIIDLSKENINNTQAAAVTSIYNMRFPTLEEMIGFRQGIMELSVKINLTEFNAVDIVGTGGDGKNTFNISTLASFIVAGTGEKVIKHGSFSSSSITGSSNVLKELGYEFPKKEENIKNQLDRVGLCYLHAPIFHPVLTIMSYVRKELELSTIFNILGPLINPANPKNQLLGVNNLEIARIYYYLYQDMENNYAIIHSLDGYDEITLTSDIKCYSPKGEHYYSLDELEIHKKVKIYPNELKGGKNTKENTKIFINILSGKGTLSQNEVVLMNAAFALCLLNKDSIENNYDKAEYSLKSGKAKNILKKLLRL from the coding sequence ATTAAAAAGCTATTAGAAAAACTTTTTACAGGAAAAACTTTAACCAAGAAAGAAGCTAAAAATATTATTATAGATTTATCAAAAGAAAACATTAATAATACTCAAGCAGCAGCTGTAACAAGTATCTATAATATGAGATTTCCTACTTTAGAAGAAATGATAGGATTTAGACAAGGAATTATGGAATTATCAGTTAAAATAAATCTTACAGAATTTAATGCTGTAGACATTGTAGGAACAGGTGGAGATGGAAAAAATACTTTTAATATTTCTACTTTAGCATCTTTTATAGTAGCAGGTACTGGAGAGAAAGTAATAAAACATGGAAGTTTTAGTTCTTCTTCTATCACCGGTTCATCTAATGTACTGAAAGAATTAGGATATGAATTCCCTAAAAAAGAAGAAAATATAAAAAATCAATTAGATAGAGTAGGATTATGTTATCTACATGCTCCAATATTTCATCCAGTTCTAACTATTATGTCTTATGTAAGAAAAGAATTAGAATTAAGTACTATTTTCAATATATTAGGTCCATTAATTAACCCAGCAAATCCAAAAAATCAACTATTAGGAGTAAATAATTTAGAAATAGCAAGAATATATTATTATTTGTATCAAGATATGGAAAATAATTACGCTATTATTCATAGTTTAGATGGCTATGATGAAATAACACTTACTAGCGATATAAAATGTTATTCTCCAAAGGGGGAACATTATTATTCTTTAGATGAGTTAGAAATTCATAAAAAAGTAAAAATTTACCCTAATGAATTAAAAGGAGGAAAAAATACAAAAGAAAATACTAAAATATTTATAAATATTCTATCAGGAAAAGGAACATTATCACAAAATGAAGTTGTTTTGATGAATGCTGCATTTGCGTTATGTTTACTAAACAAAGATAGTATTGAAAATAACTATGATAAAGCCGAATATTCATTAAAAAGCGGAAAAGCAAAAAACATTCTTAAAAAATTATTAAGATTATGA
- a CDS encoding glycoside hydrolase family 73 protein, which yields MKNIFYFLLFFSIHFSSFSKQKEENIKDIIEYIRKYAVFAIQEMEKFGIPASIKLGQGILESSSGRSLLSKTTNNHFGIKCGKNWKGEFSFHDDDLPKECFRKYKSVRESFNDHSKFLLKPRYSKLFHLNKNDYKAWAIELKKAGYATSLKYADLLIKQIEKYFLWKFDKEVSSGIENRINKHLTFIMEKNKIETSNSIFIRFFRKVISLVKDKIREIKK from the coding sequence ATGAAAAATATTTTTTATTTTTTATTATTTTTTTCTATTCACTTTTCATCTTTTTCAAAACAAAAAGAAGAAAATATAAAGGATATCATTGAGTATATTAGAAAATATGCCGTATTTGCTATTCAGGAAATGGAAAAATTTGGAATACCTGCTAGTATAAAACTAGGGCAAGGAATTTTAGAGTCTTCTAGTGGTAGGAGTTTATTATCCAAAACTACAAATAATCATTTTGGAATTAAATGTGGAAAAAATTGGAAAGGAGAGTTTTCTTTTCATGATGATGATTTACCAAAAGAATGTTTTAGAAAATATAAATCTGTGCGAGAATCTTTTAATGATCATTCTAAATTTTTACTAAAGCCTCGTTACTCTAAATTATTTCATTTAAATAAAAACGATTACAAAGCATGGGCTATAGAGCTAAAAAAAGCAGGTTATGCTACTTCTCTAAAGTATGCAGATTTATTAATTAAACAAATAGAAAAATATTTTTTATGGAAATTTGATAAAGAGGTTTCTTCTGGAATAGAAAATAGAATAAATAAACATTTGACATTTATTATGGAAAAAAATAAAATTGAAACATCTAATTCTATTTTCATTCGTTTTTTCAGAAAAGTAATTTCTTTAGTGAAAGATAAAATTCGTGAAATAAAAAAATAA
- a CDS encoding anthranilate synthase component I family protein encodes MFKFNFRTIQKKILADSTTPIELYLKLRDVFPKILLLEYSDSKVSKNNSSIICINPISELILDKNVLRTSYPNSVKKDIFINNKLDIQILIEDFFDKFKGEDTSYSGLYGYLSYDSIQYFEKIEFNAPIKEEYNIPQIRFGFYKNLIIFHHLHNVIYLIEHQFHNINQEFSINDKLLELIKKNNFYSFSFKSVGNRFSNITDLEYKKMVSKGIKACLRGDVLQIVLSRQFQQKFKGDEFNVYRALRFINPSPYLFYFDYGDYKLFGSSPESQLVITNKIAYINPIAGTIRRLGNEKDKKRLYKDLSNNPKENAEHVMLVDLARNDLSKNSFDVKVESFKEIQIFSHVLHMVSKVSGKLEKNTSIIKVFVDTFPAGTLSGAPKYKAMELIDKIENQHRGVYGGAIGFFGLNNSCINTAIVIRSFLSKNNTLFFQAGAGIVSDSKEEKELQEINNKLMALFKAIELAKNI; translated from the coding sequence ATGTTTAAATTTAATTTTAGAACTATTCAGAAAAAAATTTTAGCTGATAGTACTACACCAATAGAATTATATTTAAAATTAAGAGATGTTTTTCCAAAAATATTGTTATTAGAATATTCTGATTCCAAAGTTTCCAAAAATAATTCATCAATTATTTGTATAAATCCAATTTCTGAACTTATTCTAGATAAAAATGTATTGCGTACTTCGTATCCAAATTCTGTTAAGAAAGATATTTTCATAAATAATAAATTAGATATTCAAATCTTAATAGAAGATTTTTTTGATAAATTTAAAGGAGAGGATACTTCTTATTCAGGTTTATATGGATATTTATCTTACGATAGTATTCAATATTTTGAAAAAATAGAATTTAACGCTCCAATTAAAGAAGAATATAATATACCACAAATAAGATTCGGATTCTATAAAAATTTAATTATATTTCATCATTTACATAATGTAATCTATTTAATAGAACATCAATTTCATAATATTAATCAGGAATTTTCTATCAATGATAAATTATTAGAATTAATAAAAAAGAATAATTTTTATTCCTTCTCATTTAAATCTGTAGGGAATCGTTTTTCTAATATTACAGATTTAGAATACAAAAAAATGGTATCTAAAGGAATAAAAGCTTGTTTACGTGGAGATGTTCTTCAAATAGTATTATCTCGTCAATTTCAACAAAAGTTTAAAGGAGATGAATTTAATGTATATCGTGCCTTGCGTTTTATAAATCCTTCTCCATATCTTTTCTATTTCGATTATGGAGATTATAAATTATTTGGTTCCTCTCCAGAATCTCAACTGGTCATCACTAATAAAATAGCTTATATTAACCCAATAGCAGGAACTATACGTAGATTAGGAAATGAAAAAGATAAAAAAAGATTATACAAAGATTTATCTAATAATCCCAAAGAAAATGCAGAACATGTTATGTTAGTAGATTTAGCAAGAAATGATTTAAGTAAGAACTCTTTCGATGTAAAAGTAGAAAGTTTTAAAGAAATACAAATTTTTTCTCATGTGTTACATATGGTATCTAAAGTCTCTGGTAAATTAGAAAAAAATACATCGATTATAAAAGTGTTTGTAGATACTTTTCCAGCAGGAACTTTATCTGGAGCTCCTAAATATAAAGCTATGGAACTAATAGATAAAATAGAAAATCAACATAGAGGTGTATATGGTGGTGCTATTGGTTTTTTTGGATTAAATAATTCTTGTATAAATACAGCTATAGTTATTCGTTCATTTCTTAGTAAAAATAATACTCTATTTTTTCAAGCTGGTGCAGGTATTGTATCTGACTCTAAAGAAGAGAAAGAATTGCAAGAAATAAATAACAAACTAATGGCTTTATTTAAAGCTATAGAATTAGCTAAAAACATATAA
- the trpB gene encoding tryptophan synthase subunit beta, whose amino-acid sequence MNFFVDKDGFYGEFGGSFIPEMLSNNVRELQKEYKNIIKSCSFQNSYREILKNFVGRPTPLFFCKKYSAKYKAKIFLKREDLNHTGSHKINNTVGQAILANKLGKKKIIAETGAGQHGVATATVCALMDLECLIFMGEKDMHRQSSNVIKIKSLGARVIPVISGEKTLKDAVNEAIRYWINNPESYYLIGSTVGPHPYPQMVADFQSIISEEIKNQLKKIEGFYKPNYVIACIGGGSNAAGSFYHFLNDRSVNLIAVEAAGLGVKTNKTAASIFCGTKGVLHGSMTLLLQDKNGQVIPAHSISPGLDYPGIGPMHSNLFVKKRVNFIHATDKEALDSGCELARLEGIIPALESAHALVALKKVVFKKSDVIVITLSGRGDKDIDVYDKFYSKLNY is encoded by the coding sequence ATGAATTTTTTTGTTGATAAAGATGGTTTTTATGGAGAATTTGGAGGCTCTTTTATTCCAGAAATGTTATCAAATAATGTGAGAGAATTACAAAAAGAATATAAAAATATTATAAAAAGTTGTAGTTTTCAAAATTCATATAGAGAAATATTAAAAAATTTTGTTGGAAGACCTACTCCTTTATTTTTTTGCAAGAAATATTCAGCTAAATACAAAGCTAAAATTTTTTTAAAAAGAGAGGATCTTAATCATACTGGATCACATAAAATTAATAATACGGTAGGACAAGCTATATTAGCTAATAAATTAGGAAAAAAGAAAATTATAGCAGAAACAGGAGCTGGACAACATGGAGTAGCTACTGCTACTGTTTGTGCTCTAATGGATTTAGAATGTCTAATATTTATGGGGGAAAAAGACATGCATCGTCAATCGTCAAATGTTATTAAAATAAAATCTCTTGGAGCAAGAGTAATTCCTGTTATTAGTGGAGAAAAAACATTAAAAGATGCTGTTAACGAAGCAATTCGTTATTGGATTAATAATCCAGAGAGTTATTACTTAATAGGTTCTACAGTAGGACCTCACCCGTATCCTCAAATGGTTGCAGATTTTCAATCTATTATTAGTGAAGAAATAAAAAATCAATTAAAAAAAATAGAAGGTTTTTATAAACCAAATTATGTAATAGCTTGTATAGGAGGAGGTAGTAATGCAGCAGGTTCATTTTATCATTTTTTGAATGATAGATCGGTTAATCTTATAGCAGTAGAAGCAGCAGGATTAGGTGTGAAAACAAATAAAACAGCTGCATCTATATTTTGTGGTACTAAAGGAGTACTACATGGTAGTATGACATTATTATTACAAGATAAAAATGGTCAAGTTATTCCTGCACATTCTATATCTCCCGGATTAGACTATCCAGGAATAGGACCTATGCATTCTAATCTTTTTGTAAAAAAACGTGTTAATTTTATTCATGCTACAGATAAAGAAGCTTTAGATTCAGGATGTGAATTAGCTAGATTAGAAGGAATTATTCCAGCATTAGAAAGTGCTCATGCATTAGTTGCATTAAAAAAAGTAGTTTTTAAGAAAAGTGATGTTATTGTTATTACCTTATCAGGGAGAGGAGATAAAGATATAGATGTTTATGATAAATTTTATTCCAAATTAAATTATTAA
- a CDS encoding heavy metal translocating P-type ATPase, with product MIYHIYDCFDNDKVAEKITDFKHKNLTTVRFLIPDIHCSSCVFVLENLSRRHKSIIDVNVDFNSKQMWITINNTKLKISELAKILHDTGYPPSMDFEFMEKKNRDQHLFDRKLTAKLAISFFCFGNIMLLSIPEYVGAYNEDIWFFDHRNFFRYLMLVLSLPIIIYSSADHIKYAILGLKKQVLSMDVPISIGILVLFFWSCYEVFLDLGSGYFDSLASFSLFLVISKIFQNYTHNKILSFDKNYKSYYPVLITKIHKKDKREQKIFLSSIKKGDIIMIKNEEIIPVDSILIKGNAVLDNSFITGESHLVNKKKGNRIYAGSKQKGEAIYLKVIKDVDHSYLSLLWNKKKQHTKKLSYLNTISNRFSQYFFTPIILIISILTGLYWYFINGNILKVFQSTFSVLIISCPCALAISTPLIFGSFIRYFSKKGFYVKDIYTMEKISAIKTLIFDKTGTITDPNKEKVFFIGKKIEYEEKKIIASLLRNSNHPISNRILSELSIKCFYPVKNFTEIIGKGIEGIVKNIPVKIGSPEYMGISIHDMKNKTIAAISINKKFLGYFLFRNYYRSDMENIFKNMKNYKIIILSGDHNELEKRYLKSILPKTSDVFFSQSPEDKLAKVKMLQEKGEKVMMIGDGINDCAALNQSEVGIAVSDNPTSFFPSCDAFLQSNCLDKLILFLKISKISKKLVIINFIISLFYNGIGIIFSISGNLKPLIAAILMPLSSFSVIAFSIISTWLVSRRLLV from the coding sequence ATGATATATCATATTTATGATTGTTTCGATAATGATAAAGTAGCGGAAAAAATAACAGATTTTAAACATAAAAACCTCACAACTGTTCGTTTTTTAATACCTGATATTCATTGTAGTTCATGTGTTTTTGTTCTAGAAAATTTATCTAGAAGACATAAAAGTATTATTGATGTTAATGTTGATTTCAATAGTAAACAAATGTGGATTACTATCAATAATACTAAATTAAAAATTAGTGAATTAGCTAAAATATTGCATGATACAGGATATCCCCCTTCTATGGATTTTGAATTTATGGAAAAAAAAAATAGAGATCAACATCTATTTGATAGAAAACTGACAGCAAAATTAGCTATTTCCTTTTTTTGTTTTGGAAATATTATGCTTCTATCTATTCCAGAATATGTAGGAGCTTACAATGAAGATATCTGGTTTTTTGATCATAGAAATTTTTTTCGTTATTTAATGTTAGTCCTATCTTTACCTATAATCATTTATTCTTCTGCAGATCATATAAAATATGCTATTCTGGGTTTAAAAAAACAGGTGTTAAGTATGGATGTCCCTATTTCTATAGGAATATTAGTTTTATTTTTTTGGAGTTGTTATGAAGTTTTTTTAGATTTAGGATCTGGATACTTTGACAGTCTTGCTAGTTTTTCTTTATTTTTAGTAATTAGTAAAATTTTTCAAAATTATACTCATAATAAAATACTTTCTTTTGATAAGAATTATAAATCTTATTATCCTGTTTTAATAACAAAAATTCATAAAAAAGATAAAAGGGAACAAAAAATTTTTCTTTCATCTATAAAAAAAGGAGATATTATTATGATTAAAAATGAAGAAATAATTCCAGTAGATTCTATTTTAATAAAGGGAAATGCTGTATTAGATAATAGTTTTATAACTGGAGAATCTCATTTAGTTAATAAAAAAAAAGGAAACCGTATTTATGCTGGATCTAAACAAAAAGGAGAAGCTATTTACTTAAAAGTAATTAAAGATGTAGATCATAGTTACTTGAGTTTATTATGGAATAAAAAAAAACAACATACAAAAAAGCTTTCTTATTTAAATACTATATCTAATAGATTTAGTCAATATTTTTTTACTCCAATTATTTTAATAATTTCTATATTAACCGGATTATATTGGTATTTTATCAATGGCAATATCTTAAAGGTATTTCAAAGTACTTTCTCAGTACTAATTATTTCTTGTCCATGTGCTTTAGCAATTTCTACCCCTTTAATTTTTGGAAGTTTTATACGGTATTTCTCTAAAAAAGGATTTTATGTAAAAGATATTTATACAATGGAAAAAATTTCTGCAATAAAAACTTTGATTTTTGATAAAACTGGAACAATAACAGATCCTAATAAAGAAAAGGTCTTTTTTATTGGTAAAAAAATTGAATACGAAGAAAAGAAGATTATAGCATCTTTATTAAGAAATTCTAATCATCCTATAAGTAATAGGATATTATCTGAATTGTCTATAAAATGTTTTTATCCAGTAAAAAATTTTACAGAAATTATAGGTAAAGGAATAGAAGGTATAGTAAAAAATATTCCAGTTAAAATAGGTTCTCCTGAATATATGGGTATATCAATTCATGATATGAAGAATAAAACAATAGCAGCAATTTCCATTAATAAAAAATTTCTAGGTTATTTTCTATTTAGAAATTATTATCGTAGTGATATGGAAAACATATTTAAAAATATGAAGAATTATAAGATAATTATTCTTTCTGGAGACCATAACGAATTAGAAAAAAGGTATTTAAAATCAATTCTACCAAAGACTAGTGATGTATTTTTTAGTCAAAGTCCAGAAGATAAACTCGCTAAAGTAAAAATGTTGCAAGAAAAAGGAGAAAAGGTAATGATGATTGGGGATGGTATTAATGACTGTGCTGCATTAAATCAAAGTGAAGTAGGAATAGCTGTGTCAGATAATCCCACTAGTTTTTTCCCTAGCTGCGATGCTTTTCTTCAATCTAATTGTTTAGATAAACTTATTCTATTCTTAAAAATATCAAAAATATCTAAAAAATTAGTAATTATTAATTTTATAATTAGTTTATTTTATAACGGTATAGGTATTATATTTTCTATTTCTGGTAATTTGAAACCTTTGATAGCGGCCATTTTAATGCCTTTAAGTTCTTTTTCAGTAATTGCTTTTTCTATAATATCAACTTGGTTGGTTTCGCGAAGATTGTTAGTTTAG
- the trpC gene encoding indole-3-glycerol phosphate synthase TrpC, producing the protein MNLLENILSNKKKEISYNKEYYPVKKLEKSILFKRKNISLVQSLKQSNTGIIAEFKSKSPSKGIINNVSSLEEVIDGYRHSGACGISILTDFNFFSGSNDNVKKSRSLIKETIPILRKDFIISEYQIIESKSIGADIVLLIAEILSKEKIKNLSKLAKDIGLEVILEIHHEYELDKITDNLDIIGINNRDLRTFIVKRATCLSLSSKIPSNYVKIAESGINDIDFVLELRKYGFKGFLIGEYFMKKKNPGKFCKKFIKSLLK; encoded by the coding sequence ATGAATCTTCTTGAAAATATATTATCTAACAAAAAAAAAGAAATATCATATAATAAAGAATATTATCCAGTAAAAAAATTAGAAAAAAGTATTTTATTCAAAAGAAAAAATATTTCTCTAGTTCAAAGTTTAAAACAAAGTAATACAGGTATCATAGCAGAATTTAAATCAAAATCTCCATCAAAAGGAATTATAAATAATGTTTCTTCGTTAGAAGAAGTTATTGATGGTTATAGACATTCAGGAGCTTGTGGAATATCAATACTCACAGATTTTAATTTTTTTTCTGGAAGTAATGATAATGTAAAAAAATCACGTTCTTTGATAAAAGAAACTATTCCAATTTTAAGAAAAGACTTTATTATTAGTGAATATCAAATTATAGAATCTAAATCTATAGGAGCTGATATCGTTCTATTAATAGCAGAAATTCTTTCCAAAGAAAAGATAAAAAATCTTTCTAAACTTGCAAAGGATATAGGTTTAGAAGTTATATTAGAAATTCATCATGAATATGAATTAGATAAAATAACAGATAATTTAGATATCATAGGAATCAATAATAGAGATTTACGAACTTTTATTGTGAAAAGAGCCACTTGTTTAAGTTTATCATCAAAAATTCCTAGTAATTATGTGAAAATAGCAGAAAGCGGAATAAATGATATTGATTTTGTATTGGAATTAAGAAAATATGGATTTAAAGGTTTTTTAATTGGAGAATATTTCATGAAGAAAAAAAATCCAGGAAAATTTTGTAAAAAATTTATAAAATCATTATTAAAATAA
- the gcvH gene encoding glycine cleavage system protein GcvH, translating to MFDKKIMDNYSSNRRYSKNHEWIIRNNHENNIAFIGITDFAQKELGDIVYLDIDESIIGKSINEGKVFGTIEAVKTVSDLFMPISGLILEYNNNLSSEPELINNSPYEKGWILKIKILNKKEYDYLLSLEEYKKYIGSIMS from the coding sequence ATGTTTGATAAAAAAATAATGGATAATTATAGTAGTAATAGAAGGTATAGCAAGAATCATGAATGGATTATAAGAAATAATCATGAAAATAATATAGCTTTTATAGGGATTACAGATTTTGCTCAAAAAGAATTAGGTGATATAGTTTATTTAGATATAGATGAATCTATAATAGGAAAAAGTATAAATGAAGGAAAAGTTTTTGGAACTATAGAGGCAGTAAAAACAGTTTCAGATTTATTTATGCCAATTTCTGGACTAATATTAGAATATAATAATAATTTATCATCTGAACCAGAACTTATAAATAATAGTCCATATGAAAAAGGATGGATTTTAAAAATTAAAATATTAAACAAAAAAGAATATGACTATCTTTTATCTTTGGAAGAATACAAAAAATACATAGGATCTATTATGTCATGA
- a CDS encoding anthranilate synthase component II — MDKILILDNYDSFTYNLVHAVKKLTKKPVKVCRNNEISLSDIEEYDKIILSPGPGIPDEAHILKPLVKKFASTKSIFGVCLGQQAIGEVFGAKLLNTREVYHGISSSIKIIDPQEILFKKLPKEIQVGRYHSWIISSHNFPKELKITAIGSKGEIMALRHKFYDVRGVQFHPESILTPYGEKIIGNWLKKK, encoded by the coding sequence ATGGATAAAATATTGATTTTGGATAACTATGACTCTTTTACATATAATCTTGTTCATGCTGTAAAAAAATTAACAAAAAAACCTGTAAAAGTATGTAGAAATAATGAAATTAGTCTTTCAGATATAGAAGAATATGATAAAATTATTTTATCTCCTGGTCCTGGAATTCCAGACGAAGCTCATATTTTAAAACCTCTAGTAAAGAAATTTGCTTCCACTAAAAGTATTTTTGGAGTTTGTTTAGGTCAACAAGCTATAGGGGAAGTTTTCGGGGCAAAACTACTTAACACAAGAGAAGTATATCATGGGATATCTAGTTCAATAAAAATTATTGATCCACAAGAAATACTTTTTAAAAAACTTCCAAAAGAAATTCAAGTAGGCCGTTATCACTCTTGGATTATCTCTTCACATAATTTTCCTAAAGAACTTAAGATTACGGCTATTGGTAGTAAAGGAGAGATTATGGCGTTGCGTCATAAGTTTTATGATGTACGTGGAGTACAATTTCATCCAGAATCTATTCTTACTCCATATGGAGAAAAAATTATAGGAAATTGGTTAAAAAAAAAATAA